Genomic window (Wenzhouxiangella marina):
TGGCCCGGATTGCCATGAACCAGGCCGTCTCCCACGTCCGGCGCGAAGTGCAGACCCCCGACATCGTCGAGGCCCGAGACGATGCCGACCCGTCCGCCGGCCCGGAAGACAATCTCAACCGCCTGCACCGCCAGCAACTGCTGCTGGCCGCCGTCCGCCAGCTCCCCCTGAACTGGCGGCAGCCCGTGACCCTGACCCTGGAAGGCTTCAAGCCCGCCGAGATCGCCTACGTCATGGGCACCAGCGCCAACACCGTCTCCCTACGATTGAGTCGCGCCCGCAAGGCGCTGAAGGACTTGATGCAAGGCCAAGGACACGACCATGAAACCCAGTGACGAATTCGACGCCCTCGGCGAACTCTGGCAATCGCTCAACGATGGTTCCGCGCGCCAACGCCCGCCCCCCGACCTCGCCCGCCGCCGTCGGACCCAGCGCCTGATCCTGGCGTCGGAACTCGCGGTGGCCTCCGCCGGCCTGCTCGTCGGCCTGGCCCTGATCCTCGGCGGCCAGATCGCCATCGGCCTCGCCGCCCTGCTCTATTCCCTGTTCGGCGCCGCGATCGGCTGGAAGACTCGCTCCATGAACATCGACGCCCTCGAGCGCAGCACCCGCGACTGCCTCGACGCACAGAAGGCCACCCTGAAAGCCCGCCGCAACCACCACGCCGGCGGCACGTCGATGCTGATCGCCGCCCTGAGCTTCTACTCCCTCGTCCAGTCGCAGGCCGGAAGCCCATGGAACTGGATGGATACGGTGCTGGTGGGCGCCCTGATCGCCGGAGCACTGTTCTTCCTGGTCAGGACCATCCGATCCATACAGGACCTGAGACGCCTGGAAGCGCAGGCTCGTTCGTTGAAGGATGAAGAGCCCGGCGCGCGCTGATGGCCAAGGCCGCAGAAATCGGGCTGCAGCATAGGCAATGAAGCCGTTGCGGTATTCGGAGCATGCGGAAGAAGCGACTGCGAAATGCTGCAATGCGTGGGTGAAGGGCATCAGCAGCGAGCGAGCCCGGATTCTGATGCGGCAGCAGACGGAGTAGGCGAATCTCCCTTGCATCCATCAGGCCAGCGTATGCTGGCTGCTCGTCGTGCTCATATCATGGAAAATCCGGGCCAACACCCTACCCTTAGGTATTTGCAGCGACCGAAACCCTAGAGGAGCAATCATGCCGAGAAACTCAACAAACCCCAGGAACCAGCTTGACTACGGGGAGGCGTCCATATATGTCCTTTGTTGTTCGTTGGCGATTCGAAGCGACCAAAACCCTCCCAATTCCTTGTCTACTGAGGACCGATCGGCCGAGTCGCTTCGAGGAAGGAAGTCGTGGATGTCCTGCTCTTGACGCTGCTCTTGTGTTGTCCTGCTCTTGTGTTCCGAATACTCATCCTTGCTTGCTCTTGTATCGATATGAAGCTCTTCGATCAACGTGTTTGTAGGCCCTTGAATGAACCTGCACCGCTCCAGCATCAAATTGGACTACGAGCTGAAGAGTCTCGCCAGGTTCAAGATCCAGTGGCGGCGGCACAACCAACGTATGGGTGTCGAATCGCGCCTGTTCAATTCGACTTTTCCATCGAACATGAATTTCGTCCGGCCAATCACCCTGAAATAGACCATAAACCTTTAGACCTCTCTCAGAATCACGAGGATAAAGATCCCCAAACTCAAACTCCGGAAAGCCAGCGAAAGAAACCCTTACGTCGAACACTGGGTCCCCTGACCTCTGCATCGCAACGACATCAAAGGCACGTGAAGGGCTTTGACTACAACAGCAGAGCAATGAACTCATACTCACTAACAGGAAGAACCGCCAGCCGATAACTTTCTCCATCAATGTACTCCCAAAGCTCAAACTAAGGCTCTGCACCCTCATCTTCGTGAATAAAAAGAGGGTCAATGCGTTCTGCCGACTCGACGGCCTTCTGTAGCATTTCAAATGCCGTGAACTCGACTGGTTCTCCCGAAGCACCACCAAAATAAATACTCCGGCTGATTCTCCCCAAAAACCTGTCAACGGGGAATCTCGAGTCATGTGCAGCATCGATCAGTTCGAAAAACTTTTCATGCATCCCCTCAATAGCATCTCCTACCGAGGGATCTTGGGCCAGCGGCACCCCGAGGGCCAACGCTTCCCGATACATATAGGAAAGTGAATAAGTAGCTAACGGATTCCCACCATCACTAATCCCATACCCACCACCAACGTTACTATGTGCTCCTAGAAAAAATTCCTCTTGTACGTTGCTAGGAAGAGGACAACCGTCACACGAGCGAAGCGAAATCAAGTCGAATGTATTTCTATATTCTTGCGCAGAAGCAGCCTGCCGCACCTGACCTCCAACCTGCGACCACCTTACTCGTAGACGATCTGTCGGCGCATTCGGAAGGAAAATATGCAGCTTATCGAAAAGTGTATCCGGGGTTGTTGCAAGTCCTCTAGCGGCGACGGTGTCAAACAATCCAACAAACCGGATATTAGCTTCAACGTTTTCAGTCCACTCGACCGTCTCCCAACGGTGCCGGTCTGTGTATATTTGCTGCCGCCTAGTTACAGGTATACCTTCAAGAGATAATTTTTGAACCAGCGCCATTGACACAGCGGCTCCCCTGCTAAACCCGAAAATGTCAATCCGCCGGTCTTCCTCGGTTGAATCGGGATCGTTGTAAATCTCAACAATCCGCTGATACGCCCAATCGACACGTTCTTCGAGACCACAGCCGGTCATTCTGCAAAGCCACTCCCCATCCTCGGTTCCAATCCCACTACGATACAAAGCCACCCCCTGATACAGCTTTCTCAACTTGCCCACATTGGTTATCGCTCTATCATTGATGGTCAAGGGATAAAAAGCATCCTGATCAGTTCCATCATTGAATATCCCAACCCGCCCATCCGGATCCACATAAACCCCCGGATTCGCATACGCATACAAATACCGATGCCGGCTCATCGGCATCTTCGGCTCGCCCCACAGCGGGTCTTCGCTGATGAATCGCCCGGTGGCCGAGTTGTACCAGCGCTGCTGGGCGTAATAGAGGTCCGGGGCGCCGTCGGGGCCGCGCTGGTGGCCGGTAAACCCGAAGCGCGGGGTGTCCGGGGAGGTTTCTTCTTCGACCTGGCCGTATTCGTCGTAGCGGGTGACCGAGTAGGTGCTGCCGGCTTCGGTCAGGCGCTTCACCGGGGTGCGCAGGGCATCGGTCAGCCAGGTGCGGGTGTCGATGCCCTGGGTTTCGGCCAGCAGGCGATCGGGGCCGTGGTCATAGCGGACCAGCAGGTTGCCGAGCACGTTGGTCTCGAAGGCCATGCGCTCGCCATCCCAGCGGAAGCGGCGCGCCTCGGTGGCCGTGGTCTCGCTGATGCGGAAGCCGGCGTCATCGTAGCTCCACTCGGCCTCCGGCGGGCTGCCCTGGACATTCAGGCTGAGCAGGCGATCGCGCTAGGTGTTTGCCCAAGGCCATCGCAAAGAGGGCCCATCACTGAGCCCTCAGTTCAAACCCGATAATCGGTCAACGCTTCCCGCGTATCAGTCCGATCAACAGTAGCAGGATGACCGCACCGACCACAGCGGTGATGATGGCGTTGATGAGGCCGGAGCCGATGGCCACGCCGAGCTGGCCGAAGACCCAGCCGCCGATGACGGCGCCGATGATGCCGACGACGATGTTGATGAGAATGCCCTGACCGCCGCCCTTGACGATCAGCCCTGCGAGCCAGCCGGCGATGCCGCCGACGATCAACCAGATCAGAATGCCTTCCATGGTGTTGCTCCCTCGGTGTGGGTCCGTTGCCATCCGCTGCAATCGCGGAGACGCCTTGCTCCACCGTAGTCGCTGAGGGGCTCGATTGCAATTTCAGTAAGATGATCGAATGCGCACCCGCGAAACCGCCCAGGATTTCCAGTTGACCCGAGCCCACCTCGAGTCGGCCTTGGACGAAATCGCCCGACGGGACCCCCATATTGCGAAGGCCCTGGAGGCTGTCGGCTACCCCGAGGAGCGCCGACGCGGCGGGCCGAGCTTCGAGCATTTCCTCCGGATCATCGTCGGCCAGCAGCTGTCGGTCAAAGCCGCGGCGACGATCTTCGGTCGCGTCGAGACGGCCCTCGACGGCGATTTCCAGCCCGAGCGCATCCTTGCGATGAACGATGAGGAACTGCGCGCTATGGGCCTGTCGCGACAGAAGATCGGCTATGCCCGCAGCCTCTCCGAAGCGGTGCTCGACGGCCAGCTGAACCCCGCCGAACTCGCGTCCCTGCCGGACGAGGAGATCGTCGAGCGGATCACTCGGGTCAAGGGCTTCGGACGTTGGAGCGCGGAGATGTTCCTGCTCTTCTCGCTCGGCCGCCCCGATGTCTGGCCGGCCGACGATCTCGCGATCCAGGCCGGCCTGCACCGGCTCAAAGGCCTGCCCGAACGCCCGAATCGCAAGGAGACCGATGCACTCGGCGAGGCCTGGCGACCCTATCGGGGCGCCGTGGCCGTGTTCATCTGGCACTACTACTCGAACGCGCCTCTGCCCTGAGCGTTCCGATTGCCGCGCGGGCAGTCGATGATCGGTTGGAGTTCGCCCGAACTCAGACCAGACAATCGATCCAGTCCAGAGCCATGTGGATCAGCAGGCCAGCGCCCACGAGATGCAGGGTTCGAGCCGACCCGGACATGGGCTTACGCCCCGCCGACAGGCGGGCGTGTAGAAAGGGCAGCAGGAACAACAGGCCATAGATCACGATCGCCGGCCAGGTATGCAGCGGGTGGAAACCGATCGAGCAGCGGTCGGGATCGTAGATCGGGTCGGCGAGCAGATGATCGACATCGACCAGCATGGTCGCGATCAGCACCAGGAAGGCCTGGCGCCAGCGCGGCCGGTAGAAAGCCAGCGCCAAGAGCAGCGGGACGATGAAATGAAGGGCGATATGCAGCATGGGTCGGTCGGGGAGCTCGTCCGTGGCGATGCCCGAGGCGGGCCGCCTTACTTCGTGTAGCGCCGCCGATGGTCCGCGGTGCCGACGTAGTGCAATCCGCCGGTCAATCCCCAGCGTGCTGGATCGATCCGCTCACCGTCGTTTCGATCGGACTCTTCACAGGCTCTGAAAATTTCCTCGTATTCCTCGACATTCAGGCGCCGGCGAGCGGCGAGTTGTCCACCTGGGTCGATGGCCCGATGGAAACGAGCCGCGCCTTCGCTGACCCGGGCAATGGACAGAGCCGCGCCGCAGCCGCTGCCATAGGAGAACAGGCTGATCGGTCGGCCCTCGCGCTCGCTCGTGGCCTGGCGCAGGTAGTCGATCAGGCACAGGAACAGGGAACCGGTGTAGATGTTGCCCACATCGGCATTGAGTGACAACCAGGGCTCGACGCGCTGGCGATAGCTGTCCTCGACTCGCGCCCCATCCTCCGAGTCGCGTTCGATCGCTCGCCCCAGCTCGGTCTCCCAATGCCGGTGGTGCGCCTTCTTCGCCATCCGCGTGAACGGCACGTGGTAGAAGCAGGCATCCAGGACCGACAGGGCAAAGGCCTCGTGGCTTCCGCCGGCCTTGCCGACGGCATCGTGCCAGCAGCTTTCGAGTGCGTCCAGGTAGCAGTCGATGGAGTAATGCCCGTCCGCGAAAGCGTACTTCGAATACAGGGGACGCCAGAAGTCCATCACCTGACGCGTGTAGTCGCCCTCGATCTCGGGGTCGAAGGTGATCAATCTCGGATCGGGCGAGACCACCATGGCCACCGCGCCGGCACCCTGGGTCGGTTCGCCGGGCGTGCCGAGGCCATAGCGGGCAATGTCCGAGGCGATGATGAGGGCCTTGCGGCCTCGTGCCCGGCCCGCCTGGATCCAGTCGGCCGCCGAAGTCAGGCCGGCCATCGCGCCGTAGCAGGCGTGTTTGGTCTCGAAGGTGCGGCAACTCGTCGGCAGGCCCAGCAGTTCATGCACATAGACCGCCACCGGCTTGGAATGATCGACGCCGGTTTCCGTGCCGACGATCAGGGTGCCGATCTCGTCCGGGTCGATATCAAACGCCTGCAAGGCCCGGCGCCCGGCCTGGGCGGCCATCGTGACCGTGTCCTCGCAGGGGGTGACCACCGCCATCTGCCGCTGACCGATGCCCTGGGTGAACTTCGCTGGCGCCACGCCACGGGCCTCGGCCAGGTCTTCCATGTCGACGTAGCATTCGGGGCCATGAAAGGCCATGGCATCGATGCCAACGGAGGTGGGTCGCATTGAAACTCTCGGGTCAGGGTAGCGGGCGAACGGGACCGATCACTGTCCCTCGGCTCAGATTAGCACCGAGCAGGGTCAAGGGCCATGGCCCCGACCCGGCCCGCGGGCTTCGTGGCCGATTCAGCCTCCGCCGGGTCGCCGCTGGGAAAGGGGGCGCATGTCGGTCCAGACCCGCTCGATGTAGTTCAGACAGTCCTGCTTGACGCCCGAGAACCCGGCGTCTCTCCAGCCGGCAGGATTCTCTCGGTCGGCGGGCCAGATGCTGTACTGCTCCTCGTGATTGATGATCACCTTGTAGATCTGGTTCGCGTCCTGGTCTTCCCAATTGGCCTGAAGCGAACCGGCGACGAGCGCCAGCAGCATGAAGACCAGAACCATCGACTTCTGCATGAGAGATTCCCCGCAAGTAGGTATGGAACGCAGCATGCCATAGAGCGAGAGGCCAGTCCTGAACCGGAAATGAACGGCAACGATCGAGCTCGAGCCACTAGGGAGCCTCTGAATAATCATGCTCGGGCGCGACAGGTCTTTGCGGGAGTCTCCGGCTTGGCTTGGGTGAGCGCCGTTTCGTGCCAGGTGCGGTTTGCCGAAGGCAAGAAGCGCCTGGTGACGAAACGATCAGCGCGTGCGGTTTGGTCATTCCAAATAAGCGAGCCCAAACGAGGCGGAGGCCCCGCAAAGGCCCGTCCCGTATGGGTTTCGCCGGAAAAGCCGCATCTCGCGCGTCGCGCCACTCGGCCGTAGCGCCGTTTCGTGGCTGGCGCGGTTTGCCGAAGGCAAGAAGCGCCAGACTAAGAAACGATAAGCGCGTGACGGCTACTGTCACTCGCGTCGCACCGCACGATCTGCGGCTTTTCCGACTGAAACGCGCTCCAAGCATGATTATTCAGAGGCTCCCTAGCGGATACCTTATGATGAATGCCGCGTTTGTTTCCGGGCTTGAACATGGCGCAGCTTCGCCGCTACAAACTGGGGCAGATCGAGATCGATGAGCTCGCTCGGCGCATTCGCTCGGACGATAGCGAGGTCGCGGTCGAACCGAAGGTGTTCGATCTACTCGTCCATTTCGCGCATCGCCCCGGTCAGGTGCTTCGCCACCAGGAGCTGCTCGAGGCCGTCTGGGGTCGGAGCATCGCCAGCGACGCCGTGGTCTCGCAGGCCATCTTCAAGCTTCGAAAACTGCTGAGCGGAGAAGGCCGACTACCCGATGCGCTGGTCACGCTGCGGGGCGTCGGCTTCCGGCTGGATGCCGAGCCAGAAGCCCTCGAAAACCCGCTCGATGCGCAGACCGACGATCGATCGACGCGATTCCTCGACTGGCGGATCGCCCTCCCCCTGGCGCTGCTGATCGCCAGTGTGCTGGTCTGGTGGCAGACCTGGCAGCTGGCCGAGCAAGCCCCTCCGCGAATCGCCCTCCTGGACATCGAGAATGCCACCGGCGACAACGGTCTCGACTGGGTCGAGGCCGGCGCCACGGCCATGCTCAGCGAGCAACTGACCCGGCGCGGCATCGAAGTGGTCTCGGCCAGGGAACTGGCTCGCCTCGAGTCCGCCCGCCAGGGAGCCTCGACCCCTGTCGCTGCCGCCGCGACGGCGGGCGCCTCGCAGGTCTTCGCACCGCGCCTGGTTCGGGACGGCAGCGGCTACCGTCTCGAGCTGGCCAGCCTGGAGGACGGCCAGTCGGCCCAGCTCGAATTGACCGGCAGCGGCCCGGCCAGCCTGTCCCTGGCCATGGCCGACATGCTCGCCGAGGAACTGCGAGCGCCACTGCCGCCGCCGGCCGGCGGATTGGGCCTGAACAGTCCGTTCCTCGATGAAGCCTATGCCCGCGCCTATCACCATAGCCTGACCGGAAACCACGAGGAAGCCATCCGGCTCTACGAGGCCATCCTCGCCGAGCAACCCGAGGCCCATTGGGCCAGCTATCACCTCAGCATCGCGGTCAACCGTACCGGGGACGTCGACCGCGCCCGCGCCTTGCTGGAATCCCTGCTCGAACGCCCCCTGGCCGATGCCTGGCTGGCCGCGGCCGTTCGCTCGTCCCTGGGCAACCAGGCCTGGTACGCTGGAGACTACACCCTGGCCGAGCGCTACTATCAGCAGGCTCAGCAGCGCTTTTCCGAAAACAATCTGCTGGGCGGCGTCGCCTCCACGCTTGGCAACCTGGGCATGCTCGCGCTGTCGCAGGGCGATTTCGACTCAGGCCGCCAGAACGCGGAACGGGCGCTGGAGATCTATCGGAATCAGGGCAATTGGGTGCAGACCGCCCGCGTGCTGCACAACATCGGCTACTCCTATTTCGATCAAGGCCTGTACGAGCAGGCCCTCGAGCGACTGGACGCCGCCTACTCCATCCGCATCGAACACGGCCTCCTGGATCAGGCGGCCAATACGCGCGCGGTGATTGCCGAGATCGCCATCGAACAGGGCCGCTTCGAAGAAGGTCAACGCCTGCTCGAGCAGTCCCTGGCCGATTTCCAGGTCACGGGCAACGAGCGCCGCCGAGGGCAGACCCTGGATGATCTGGCCGACGTGGCCCTTCGACGAGGCCATTTCCATCGGGCTCGGGACTACGGCCTCGAGGCTCTGGCGCTGGCCAACGGGCGCGACGAACCGACCAGTGCAGCCAGCGCCTCGATGACCGTCGGCCGGGCGATGCACGCCCTCGGCGATTTCCTGGGCGCCGAAGAACACTATCGCCGGGCCGGGGAGAAATGGGCGCAGGTCGACAATGAAGCCGGTCAGCTGTCGAGCCTGGGCGAACGCGCTCGCCTGGCCCTGGATCGCGGGAACGATGAGCATCCTCGGGCACTGGCGCTGATCGAGGCCATGGGCGAGCGCGCGGAGCAACTGGACGATCATCGCTACCGCCTCTTTCACCGATCCCTGCGCGCCCAGTGGTCGATCGTTCAGGGTCGGGCCGACGACATCACCGACGACCTGGACATGATCCTCGGTGATGCCGGCGAACGCGATGCCCTGCGAGCGGTGCTGATCGCGGAGGTGGCCGAGCGCCTCTATCAGGCCGCGCCCAATCACGAACAGATGACCCGGATCTGGCCCGTGATGAAGGACTGGGCGCCCCGCCTGTTCCCGGCGGCCCGCCTGCTCTATCTCGCCGCTGAGTCCAGTGAAGAATGTCGCTCCGCCATCCAGGCGCTCAGGCAGTTGCGTGGCCCTGACTGGCAGCAGGATCTGGCACCTTCCCTGAACTGTCCCGTGAGCTGAGCCCGTCGTGGCGCCGATGAACTTAAGGAAAAAATAAGGCCCCGGAAAAGCAGTCCCACCTCGCCTTCCCCAGGCTCCCGAAGGACCGAAACGGTCTGATGAAAGGACAAGGGGAATCGCATGAACACTCTGCTCGATATCGGCTGCGCCGTGCTCGGCGTCATCGCCTCCGGCTTTGCCCTGGCCATCGTCTGCCCCACGGGCAAACGCCAAGGGAAGGACCGGAAGCGCCGCCGATAGCGCGCCAGAAGCCCACGTATCCAATTGATTTTGATTGCTTAAGGGAATCTTAAAGCAAACTTTAAGTTGCCAAAAAGCACGCCCTGACCCTCCGACGCAGACTGATTTACAAGCCCTGCACCGAACACCCGAGCGATGCGCTCGCCCTCGGTCCGCAGCGATTGAAACGATCAGCACATTCGATCAGGAGTTCAGGATATGCGCCTTCTCTTTCTTGTGATCGCTCTGCTCGGCACCGCCACCGTCATTGCCGGGAGTGGTCGGGCGATCGATTGGTACTCGATCGACGGCGGCGGCACCATGGATGCCAACGGCGGCAGCTGGAACCTGCAAGGCAGCTTCGGCCAGGCCGACGCCACCTCGGCCAGCGCCATGACGGGCAGCGGGCTCAGCCTGACGGGCGGATTCTGGAGCCTGAATGCCACCGCCCTGGACGATCTTTTCCGAGATCGCTTCGAAGGCCGGGCCTTCTCCTTCAGCAGCCAGCTGGCGCCGAGCTTCCGCCACCCGCGCTGCACCACCTGCCACGCGGTCGCCGCGACGGATTTTCGTCGCGTCACCGACAACCCGCCCGGCGTGCTGCCGGCCGCGCATCCTGTGGTCAGCGCCTCCACCGATTGCACGGGCTGCCACAACGCCTCCGTTCTACCGATCGAAGGCACGATCGACCCCGGCTGGCAATCCGCTCCCATCGCCTTCGATTTCCGCGATCGCAGCGATCTGGAGCTCTGCAACCTGGCCAGCCAGCCCGTCAGCGGCCACAGCCCGCTGGAGCACATGAGCGAGGACAAGCTGGTGCTCTGGGCCGTCGGCGATGGCCGCCTGCCCTTCGGCGGCACCGTGCCCACGGCTCCCCCCAACGACATCGCCCAATGGCGCGGCCTGATCCAGCAGTGGGTCGCGGCCGGCATGCCCTGTGACTAGCCCCATCCCGCACTCTGGAGATCAGCAAATGTTCAACTCAAAACGCTCTTTCGATCATCATGGCCACCGCATGCCAGGCGCGCGCCACCTCCTGGTCTGTCTGGTGGCTCTTTGCCTGGCGCTGCCGATCCAGGCCGGCCTGCCGGCCAACGAGACCCTCAACTATCAGGGACGTCTGCTCGACAACGGCGCGCCCTTCACCGGCAGCGTCGACATGAACTTCGAGATCTGGACGCAGCAGACCGGCGGCACCATGGTCTCGTCCCAATCGGTGACCGGCGTCGCCGTTGCGAACGGCCTGTTTCAGGTCGAGCTGCTGTTCGGCACCGTCCCCTGGGGCGATGGCCTGTGGCTGGAAGTGGAAGCCGATGGAATCACCTTGACGCCGCGCCAGCGCGTGGCCGCTGCACCGCTCGCCCTGCATGCGCTGAACGGGGGCGGATTCTGGGAACTGGACGGTGGCATCCTGAGCTACGACGACACGGTAGCGATCAACTCCAACGCCACGGAGGCACTGATTGTCGACGGCGGCGTGGTCGGCATTTCCGCCACCGCCGACGGCAACGCCGTCTTCGGGCAGACGGCCAACGGTATCGCGGTCCAGGGCGTGGCCACGGGGACGGCGGCACAGAATTACGGGCTCTACGGCACCTCGTTCAGTGACGCCGGTTTCGGGGTCTATGCCACCAACATCGACCCCCTTGGCACGGCGATGCGCGCCGAGGGCTTCGTCGGACTGAACGCCGAAGCCGACTCCACGGGCGTCTTCGCCCGCGGAGACGACAATGGCGTCTACGGAGAATCCCCCAATGTCGGCCTGTTCGGCGCGGCCTCCAACGCCAATGGCTACGGCGGCTATTTCGCCGGCGTGCCGGGCAGCAAGAGCTACTTCGCCCATCCGGTCGGCATCGACGTGCTCACACCCGGCGCCATGCTGGAAATCAACGGCCCCGGCGTCAACGGCAACGGTCGGGCGCTGCGAATCAGCGTCAACGACGACGAGAAGCTGATCGTCGGCGCTCTGGGCACGTCGATCTACGACCCGGTCTTTCTCGACGGCACCCTGACGATCACGACCTTCGCCACCGGTGGCGGCATCGATGTCTGTCGCACCGGCACGACGGGCACGGCCGGCCAGCTGGCGGCCTGCTCGTCGAGCGGGCGCTACAAGACCAATATCGAATCCATCGACAGCGCCACCGCCCTGATCGACCGCCTGCGCCCCGTCACCTTCGAATGGATCGAAACGGGGGAGGAAGACCTGGGCCTGGTGGCCGAGGAAGTCGCTGCCATCGAGCCCCGCCTGGCGATCTACAACGCCGACGGTCAGGTCGAAGGCGTCAAGTACCGCCAGCTCGGCGCCCTGCTGATCCGCGCCCTGCAGGAACAGCGCCAGGAGACCGAGCAGCTGCACGGGGAGGTCCGACTCCTGACCCAGCAGCTGGAACAGTCCGAGGGCCTGCTGCGCCAGAACCAGGAACTGGCGCAGCGCCTCGAACGTCTCGAAGCGGCACTGCTCGGCGAGCAGGTACTGGTCAGCCGGGACTGATCCCGGACCGGCCACCAACCCTCAAGATCGAAGAGAACGCCGCCCATTGACGCAAGCTGGGCGGCGTTCAGGCCACCGTCGACAACAAGTCCCTGGAGCGGGACTACAACACCGTCGAGGCCCTGGCCGCCCACCCCGACATCCTTCCGCTTCATCGAGTGGGTTGCCACCAAACCGGACGGAACACGGGTGGGCTTCAGGCGCTGGAACGCTTCCTGACGGGCGACCCAATTCTTTTATGGGAATTCTTCTCGTTTGTAACTGACAATCATTCTTGTTTCGTTTACAATTTCGGCCTCTGAATTCGAAGAGTGCCCGTTGACCCATGAAACGACCGACGCCGCTGTCTCTGGCAGCCCTGTCCGCCCTACTGTTCTCCCATCCGGCCATCGCCCAGGATCCGCCAACCGAGGGCGAGCAAGAACCTCAACAGTCCAGCGAAGCCGAGGCCAACGTCGACCTCGGCCTGCTCCGCGTGACCGGCAATGTGCTCTATTCCGACCAGATCAATGCCCTGAAGACCCCCACGCCGATCCGTGACGTCCCCCAGAGCCTGACGATCGTCACAGACGAGCAGATTCGCCTGCGTGGCTTCGACTCGATCGGCGACATCGTCG
Coding sequences:
- a CDS encoding RNA polymerase sigma factor translates to MTFEQIIEDHGDMVWRIALAQERNRAVAEELYQEICFALWSARERIEGADHPRAYVARIAMNQAVSHVRREVQTPDIVEARDDADPSAGPEDNLNRLHRQQLLLAAVRQLPLNWRQPVTLTLEGFKPAEIAYVMGTSANTVSLRLSRARKALKDLMQGQGHDHETQ
- a CDS encoding phospholipase effector Tle1 domain-containing protein produces the protein MAFETNVLGNLLVRYDHGPDRLLAETQGIDTRTWLTDALRTPVKRLTEAGSTYSVTRYDEYGQVEEETSPDTPRFGFTGHQRGPDGAPDLYYAQQRWYNSATGRFISEDPLWGEPKMPMSRHRYLYAYANPGVYVDPDGRVGIFNDGTDQDAFYPLTINDRAITNVGKLRKLYQGVALYRSGIGTEDGEWLCRMTGCGLEERVDWAYQRIVEIYNDPDSTEEDRRIDIFGFSRGAAVSMALVQKLSLEGIPVTRRQQIYTDRHRWETVEWTENVEANIRFVGLFDTVAARGLATTPDTLFDKLHIFLPNAPTDRLRVRWSQVGGQVRQAASAQEYRNTFDLISLRSCDGCPLPSNVQEEFFLGAHSNVGGGYGISDGGNPLATYSLSYMYREALALGVPLAQDPSVGDAIEGMHEKFFELIDAAHDSRFPVDRFLGRISRSIYFGGASGEPVEFTAFEMLQKAVESAERIDPLFIHEDEGAEP
- a CDS encoding GlsB/YeaQ/YmgE family stress response membrane protein, translating into MEGILIWLIVGGIAGWLAGLIVKGGGQGILINIVVGIIGAVIGGWVFGQLGVAIGSGLINAIITAVVGAVILLLLIGLIRGKR
- a CDS encoding DNA-3-methyladenine glycosylase family protein, which codes for MRTRETAQDFQLTRAHLESALDEIARRDPHIAKALEAVGYPEERRRGGPSFEHFLRIIVGQQLSVKAAATIFGRVETALDGDFQPERILAMNDEELRAMGLSRQKIGYARSLSEAVLDGQLNPAELASLPDEEIVERITRVKGFGRWSAEMFLLFSLGRPDVWPADDLAIQAGLHRLKGLPERPNRKETDALGEAWRPYRGAVAVFIWHYYSNAPLP
- a CDS encoding DUF6122 family protein, whose product is MLHIALHFIVPLLLALAFYRPRWRQAFLVLIATMLVDVDHLLADPIYDPDRCSIGFHPLHTWPAIVIYGLLFLLPFLHARLSAGRKPMSGSARTLHLVGAGLLIHMALDWIDCLV
- a CDS encoding hydroxymethylglutaryl-CoA synthase; protein product: MRPTSVGIDAMAFHGPECYVDMEDLAEARGVAPAKFTQGIGQRQMAVVTPCEDTVTMAAQAGRRALQAFDIDPDEIGTLIVGTETGVDHSKPVAVYVHELLGLPTSCRTFETKHACYGAMAGLTSAADWIQAGRARGRKALIIASDIARYGLGTPGEPTQGAGAVAMVVSPDPRLITFDPEIEGDYTRQVMDFWRPLYSKYAFADGHYSIDCYLDALESCWHDAVGKAGGSHEAFALSVLDACFYHVPFTRMAKKAHHRHWETELGRAIERDSEDGARVEDSYRQRVEPWLSLNADVGNIYTGSLFLCLIDYLRQATSEREGRPISLFSYGSGCGAALSIARVSEGAARFHRAIDPGGQLAARRRLNVEEYEEIFRACEESDRNDGERIDPARWGLTGGLHYVGTADHRRRYTK
- a CDS encoding MbtH family protein encodes the protein MQKSMVLVFMLLALVAGSLQANWEDQDANQIYKVIINHEEQYSIWPADRENPAGWRDAGFSGVKQDCLNYIERVWTDMRPLSQRRPGGG
- a CDS encoding tetratricopeptide repeat protein; protein product: MPRLFPGLNMAQLRRYKLGQIEIDELARRIRSDDSEVAVEPKVFDLLVHFAHRPGQVLRHQELLEAVWGRSIASDAVVSQAIFKLRKLLSGEGRLPDALVTLRGVGFRLDAEPEALENPLDAQTDDRSTRFLDWRIALPLALLIASVLVWWQTWQLAEQAPPRIALLDIENATGDNGLDWVEAGATAMLSEQLTRRGIEVVSARELARLESARQGASTPVAAAATAGASQVFAPRLVRDGSGYRLELASLEDGQSAQLELTGSGPASLSLAMADMLAEELRAPLPPPAGGLGLNSPFLDEAYARAYHHSLTGNHEEAIRLYEAILAEQPEAHWASYHLSIAVNRTGDVDRARALLESLLERPLADAWLAAAVRSSLGNQAWYAGDYTLAERYYQQAQQRFSENNLLGGVASTLGNLGMLALSQGDFDSGRQNAERALEIYRNQGNWVQTARVLHNIGYSYFDQGLYEQALERLDAAYSIRIEHGLLDQAANTRAVIAEIAIEQGRFEEGQRLLEQSLADFQVTGNERRRGQTLDDLADVALRRGHFHRARDYGLEALALANGRDEPTSAASASMTVGRAMHALGDFLGAEEHYRRAGEKWAQVDNEAGQLSSLGERARLALDRGNDEHPRALALIEAMGERAEQLDDHRYRLFHRSLRAQWSIVQGRADDITDDLDMILGDAGERDALRAVLIAEVAERLYQAAPNHEQMTRIWPVMKDWAPRLFPAARLLYLAAESSEECRSAIQALRQLRGPDWQQDLAPSLNCPVS